AGAAAACTTTCACGGTCGTATAATCAAGCAAGTGCTACGGCTTATAAATCTTTAATACATAATTTAAGAAGTGAAAAAGCTCAAGTACGTCAATATTCATTAAAAGCAATAAGTAGTCTATCCTTTAAAAACATTCAGGTATCACCAACTCATTATTCATTAGTTAAAGATATTGCGGATAACGATGATCAAGAATATAACCGTTCAATGGCTCAAAAAATGATTGAACAGTGGGCTGAAGTACTTCGTGATCCTAAACGAGAGATAGAAGATACCGATGTCTCAGAAGCTCACTTTCCCACAGGCGCAACTCGAAAGGTCATTGAAAAAGCTGAGTTAGCAAGTACTGAAACGACTATTGAATTGGTGAGGGAAGAGGAAGAAGATGCTTATTATTTTCGTGCGCTCGAAAATACTGGTATTAAGCTAAATAAACCACAACTGGAAGCCACAAGACATTTTGAACGCGCTGCACTCGTTTTAGCTGGAGCAGGGAGTGGTAAGACAAGGGTATTAACCTCACGCGCCGGCTATTTGCTTTCTTTATACGGTGTGAATCCAAAGCAAATCTTATTGTTAACATTCACAAAGAAAGCAGCTAATGAAATGAAAGAAAGACTAGCTAAACTGCCAGGTATAACGAATAAGATTACCAGAGACTTAACGATGGGCACCTATCATTCTATTTTTCTCAGAATGTTAAGAAACCAAGGGGAACAGAGAAGAATCTTAAGTAATGACAAACAAAAGCATATATATATCAAAGTAATTATGAGAGATATGGGTTTAAAGGATGATTATGAACCTGAATCTCTATTAGCGATATTGTCTGATTACAAAAACAATATGATGACAGTGGGGGACTTGCCAGAAAAAACGCCTATTGAAAAAGAAGTGAAAGAAATCTTAAAGAGATATGAAACAAGAAAAAGAGAAGGCCAATGGATGGACTTTGATGATATCTTGCTTGATTCTTATTTTCTTCTAAAGGATCATGATTCTCTATTAGATAGGGTTCAAAATCAATTTTCTTATGTCCTTTGTGATGAATGGCAAGATACGAATCCAATTCAATATGAACTAATTAAAATGATTGCAAAGCCTCAAAACAATTTATTTGTTGTAGGTGACGACGATCAAACAATCTATGAGTTCAATGGGGCAGATTCATCGATTATCCTTAATTTTGGTGATGATTTTCCAGGAACAACAGTTTATCATCTAGACATTAATTATCGTTCAACTTCTGCTATTGTTGGATTGGCCAATAAACTAATATCGGTTAACCAAAAGCGGTATAAAAAGACCTTACAAGTTGCCGAAGAGAATGGACTTCCACCGTTTTTTATTAGGCCTGATGATGTAAATAGTGAAGCGATCAATATCGTTGAAAGGATAATGAAAGAGGCGGAGCAGGGCGTTCGTTCATATAGGGACTATGCAGTATTATTTCGGTCACACAGTAATAGTCGCGCGATTTTCGATCAATTGGTATTAAAAGACGTTCCCTTTGTGACGTTCGGAGATTCAAACACGTTCTACGAGCAATCAATTGTAAAGCCCGTTTTAGATTATTTAAGATTGATCGTAAATCCGAAAGACATAGAAGCGGTTAGAGGAGTATTGCCAACGCTTTATTTAAATCGAGAGAAAGCAACGGACTTTATTATGACAAGGGAATTTGCTGATCCCTCCGATCATCTCCTCTCGCACGTAATGGATTTACCTAATCTAAAAGGGTACCAGAAAAAACAAATTAACGAACGAATTCGAGCTATACAAAGTCTTAAAGGAAAAGATCCTTTACAAGCGGTAAAAAAGATAAGAACATTCTATGATAAATATTTAGAAGCGGATGAACGAAAGCATCTCACCATGCAGAAAGAAATGATATTAGATACTTTATCGGAAATTGAGTCAGCAGCTAAACCATTTAAGAGTATTGTTGATTTCCTCCAATTTGTAAATGAAATCATTATGAAAAATAAAGAAATGGAACAACTGCGTAAGGATCCGAATGCAGATGTCCTGAAATTAATGACGATTCATAAATCAAAAGGTTTAGAGTTTCCTGTCGTATACTTAATCGGTGCTTCAGAAAACATACTTCCTCATCGATCGTCGTTAGATGCCGACACTCGAAAGGATATGGTGGTAAAGAAAGATACACAAATTTTGAAAACAGCTATAGAGAGCGAGCGTAGGCTTGCTTATGTAGCCATCACAAGAGCCGAAG
This Pseudalkalibacillus berkeleyi DNA region includes the following protein-coding sequences:
- a CDS encoding UvrD-helicase domain-containing protein, whose amino-acid sequence is MMKNAKWGMMMDFSSMSPFELGETNDKNAIPYLLEYLKEGKDQDKRLAASAIRKLSRSYNQASATAYKSLIHNLRSEKAQVRQYSLKAISSLSFKNIQVSPTHYSLVKDIADNDDQEYNRSMAQKMIEQWAEVLRDPKREIEDTDVSEAHFPTGATRKVIEKAELASTETTIELVREEEEDAYYFRALENTGIKLNKPQLEATRHFERAALVLAGAGSGKTRVLTSRAGYLLSLYGVNPKQILLLTFTKKAANEMKERLAKLPGITNKITRDLTMGTYHSIFLRMLRNQGEQRRILSNDKQKHIYIKVIMRDMGLKDDYEPESLLAILSDYKNNMMTVGDLPEKTPIEKEVKEILKRYETRKREGQWMDFDDILLDSYFLLKDHDSLLDRVQNQFSYVLCDEWQDTNPIQYELIKMIAKPQNNLFVVGDDDQTIYEFNGADSSIILNFGDDFPGTTVYHLDINYRSTSAIVGLANKLISVNQKRYKKTLQVAEENGLPPFFIRPDDVNSEAINIVERIMKEAEQGVRSYRDYAVLFRSHSNSRAIFDQLVLKDVPFVTFGDSNTFYEQSIVKPVLDYLRLIVNPKDIEAVRGVLPTLYLNREKATDFIMTREFADPSDHLLSHVMDLPNLKGYQKKQINERIRAIQSLKGKDPLQAVKKIRTFYDKYLEADERKHLTMQKEMILDTLSEIESAAKPFKSIVDFLQFVNEIIMKNKEMEQLRKDPNADVLKLMTIHKSKGLEFPVVYLIGASENILPHRSSLDADTRKDMVVKKDTQILKTAIESERRLAYVAITRAEEEICISSPKMYREQTTRVSRFIMDVFKDPTKQPTHSQNKRITNKKAKTKESLLVWDCTQDTCNAWKRLNPEEKQIDTKECPLCKGTMERRVREVSY